From Myxocyprinus asiaticus isolate MX2 ecotype Aquarium Trade chromosome 10, UBuf_Myxa_2, whole genome shotgun sequence, the proteins below share one genomic window:
- the LOC127447582 gene encoding ladderlectin-like, translated as MELRTLLLLFCSLSLGTTEAEKCPFGWTPFGEKCYRFFQSQVDWITAEKNCQRLNSNLASVRSQVENELLLSLVPVSARCWVGGHDWVEDGQWLWSDGTTFDYTNWCSAEPSGNTENCLEINWTTERCWNDENFSTSMGYICAKGM; from the exons ATGGAGTTGAGAACTCTTCTGCTTCTCTTCTGTTCACTTTCTCTGGGGACTACAGAAG CTGAAAAGTGCCCCTTTGGATGGACCCCTTTTGGTGAGAAATGTTATAGATTCTTCCAGTCGCAAGTTGACTGGATCACAGCGGAG AAAAACTGTCAGAGACTTAATTCGAATCTCGCATCTGTGCGAAGTCAAGTGGAAAATGAACTTCTGCTCAGTCTGGTGCCTGTTTCTGCACGTTGTTGGGTTGGCGGTCATGATTGGGTAGAA GATGGACAATGGTTGTGGAGTGATGGGACCACCTTTGACTATACCAACTGGTGCTCTGCAGAACCTAGTGGCAATACTGAGAACTGCTTGGAGATAAACTGGACCA CTGAACGTTGCTGGAATGATGAGAACTTCTCGACTTCAATGGGCTATATTTGTGCTAAAGGCATGTGA